One genomic segment of Labrus bergylta chromosome 17, fLabBer1.1, whole genome shotgun sequence includes these proteins:
- the LOC109987099 gene encoding alpha-(1,3)-fucosyltransferase 7 isoform X2 produces MDINPSFGNKPSNSRNITILLWYWPFGRSLSLRGDVCWDLYHIPHCRLVDQCSLFPSADVVVFHNRELVQGRKKLPFDLPRPQGQRWAWMSLEAPVYSSNLRQLDNLFNITITYRRDADVTIPYGELLPKEDEGVEDVPQNKSFLVCWVVSNYKNQHKRSMVYKELSETVPVKVYGRWTKKPLPSRALIPTISRCYFYLSFENSVGKDYITEKLWRNAYKGGAVPVVTGPPIDDYKAVAPPNSFIHVDEFASVKDLGKYLQQLAGDKERYSEYFKWKKEWRVKLYTDWRERLCKVCPQYDSLPQHKVYSDLEAWVNATSN; encoded by the coding sequence TCGGCAGGTCGTTAAGCCTCAGGGGGGATGTGTGCTGGGATCTCTACCACATCCCTCACTGCAGGCTGGTGGATCAGTGCTCCCTGTTCCCCTCGGCGGATGTGGTGGTGTTCCACAACCGGGAGCTGGTACAGGGCCGCAAAAAGCTGCCCTTTGACCTCCCACGTCCGCAGGGCCAGAGGTGGGCCTGGATGTCCCTGGAGGCCCCTGTTTACAGCAGCAACTTGCGTCAGTTGGATAATCTCTTCAACATTACCATAACCTACAGGAGGGATGCTGATGTCACTATTCCATATGGCGAGCTGCTACCAAAGGAGGATGAAGGCGTAGAAGATGTCCCACAGAATAAGAGCTTTTTGGTTTGTTGGGTTGTCAGCAACTACAAGAACCAGCACAAGAGAAGCATGGTGTATAAGGAGCTAAGTGAAACTGTTCCTGTGAAGGTTTACGGCCGTTGGACAAAGAAACCTCTTCCCTCCAGAGCCCTCATACCTACGATCTCTCGCTGTTACTTCTATTTGTCGTTTGAGAACTCAGTTGGGAAAGATTACATCACAGAGAAGCTGTGGAGGAATGCTTATAAAGGTGGGGCAGTGCCTGTAGTCACTGGGCCACCAATAGATGATTACAAAGCTGTGGCTCCACCTAATTCTTTCATCCATGTTGATGAGTTTGCATCTGTAAAAGACTTAGGAAAGTATCTGCAACAGTTAGCGGGGGATAAGGAACGCTACAGTGAATATTTTAAGTGGAAAAAAGAGTGGAGAGTGAAGCTGTACACAGACTGGAGGGAGAGACTGTGTAAAGTCTGCCCACAGTACGATAGTTTACCTCAGCACAAAGTTTACTCTGACCTAGAAGCCTGGGTCAATGCTACAAGCAATTGA